One segment of Mycobacterium spongiae DNA contains the following:
- a CDS encoding DUF3040 domain-containing protein, with translation MPLSDHEQRMLDQIESALYAEDPKFASSVRGGGFRAPSARRWLQGAALFVVGLAMLVSGVAFKATMIGSFPILSVFGFVVMFGGVVFAITGPRLSGKKASSGGSASGSTRQRRAKGGGSFTSRMEDRFRRRFDE, from the coding sequence ATGCCACTCTCCGATCATGAGCAGCGGATGCTTGACCAGATCGAGAGCGCGCTCTACGCCGAAGACCCCAAATTCGCGTCGAGCGTCCGCGGGGGTGGCTTCCGTGCACCCTCCGCACGGCGATGGCTGCAAGGTGCCGCGTTGTTCGTCGTCGGTCTGGCGATGCTGGTATCCGGCGTGGCGTTCAAGGCGACGATGATCGGCAGCTTCCCGATTCTCAGCGTCTTCGGCTTTGTCGTGATGTTTGGTGGTGTGGTGTTCGCCATCACCGGTCCGCGGCTGTCGGGGAAGAAGGCGTCGTCTGGGGGATCGGCGTCGGGATCCACGCGTCAGCGTCGGGCCAAGGGTGGGGGTTCGTTCACCAGCCGTATGGAGGACCGGTTCCGGCGTCGCTTCGACGAATAG
- a CDS encoding GNAT family N-acetyltransferase, whose product MAIFLIDLLPHDMKRRLGDALTVYVDAMHYPKGAEKQRAAMWLEHIGRRGWQAVAAVEVEASTSNGPGDTQQEPSAAELSNAPILGVAYGYPGAPGQWWQQQVVLGLQRSGFPALAITRLMSSYFELTELHIHPRAQGHGLGEALARRLLAGRDEDYVLLSTPETDGEANRAWKLYRRLGFTDIIRRYHFAGDPRAFAILGRTLPL is encoded by the coding sequence TTGGCGATATTCCTCATCGATCTGCTGCCTCACGACATGAAACGCCGCCTCGGCGACGCGCTGACCGTGTACGTCGACGCGATGCACTATCCCAAGGGTGCGGAGAAGCAGCGCGCCGCAATGTGGCTGGAGCACATCGGGCGACGCGGTTGGCAAGCCGTCGCGGCAGTGGAAGTGGAGGCGAGCACGTCGAATGGCCCCGGCGACACCCAACAGGAGCCGTCAGCGGCTGAACTGAGCAACGCCCCGATCCTCGGAGTGGCCTACGGGTACCCAGGGGCACCCGGTCAGTGGTGGCAACAGCAGGTAGTGCTCGGGTTACAACGCAGCGGTTTTCCCGCGCTGGCGATCACGCGGCTGATGAGCAGCTATTTCGAGTTGACCGAGTTGCACATCCATCCCCGCGCTCAGGGTCACGGCCTAGGTGAGGCGTTGGCCCGCCGACTCCTCGCCGGTCGCGACGAGGACTACGTCTTGCTCTCCACACCAGAGACCGATGGTGAGGCCAACCGTGCATGGAAGTTGTACCGCCGTTTGGGCTTCACCGACATCATCCGCCGCTACCACTTTGCCGGCGATCCGCGAGCTTTCGCGATCCTCGGCCGTACGCTCCCCTTGTAA
- a CDS encoding LppM family (lipo)protein, whose amino-acid sequence MLLMLVPLATGCLRVRASITISPDDLVSGEIIAAAKPRNSKDLGPQLDSDVPFSQKVAVSTYDSDGYVGSQAVFSDLTFAELPQLATMNPDAAGVNLSLRRNGNLVILEGRADLTSLTDPEADVELTVAFPGVVTSTNGDRIEPEVVLWKLKPGVVSTMNAQARYTDPNTRSFTAAGIWLGIVSFAAAAVVASLAWINRDRSPRFTAPGDQPE is encoded by the coding sequence ATGCTGCTGATGCTGGTGCCCCTGGCAACAGGCTGCCTGCGGGTCCGGGCGTCGATCACCATCTCGCCCGATGACCTGGTATCCGGTGAGATCATTGCCGCGGCCAAACCGAGAAACAGTAAAGACCTAGGCCCGCAGCTCGACAGCGACGTGCCGTTCAGCCAGAAAGTTGCGGTCTCGACCTACGACAGCGACGGCTATGTCGGGTCGCAAGCGGTGTTTTCCGACCTGACCTTCGCTGAGCTGCCGCAGCTGGCCACGATGAACCCCGATGCCGCCGGCGTGAACCTGTCCCTGCGCCGAAACGGCAATCTGGTGATCCTGGAAGGTCGCGCGGACCTCACCTCGCTGACCGACCCCGAGGCCGACGTCGAACTGACAGTCGCGTTCCCCGGGGTAGTGACGTCCACCAACGGTGACCGCATCGAGCCCGAGGTGGTGCTGTGGAAGCTCAAGCCGGGCGTGGTGAGCACGATGAACGCGCAGGCTCGCTACACCGATCCCAATACGCGCTCGTTCACCGCGGCGGGCATCTGGCTTGGCATCGTCTCGTTCGCCGCCGCCGCTGTGGTCGCGTCGCTGGCGTGGATCAACCGGGACCGCTCGCCCCGGTTCACCGCACCAGGTGACCAGCCCGAATAG
- a CDS encoding mycobacterial-type methylenetetrahydrofolate reductase, with translation MSLNTIALELVPPNVEGGKERALEDARKVLRYSAESGLDGRLRHVMVPGMIPEDADRPVPMQPKLDVLDFWSVIKPELPGINGLCTQVTAFMDEPSLRRRLVDLSDAGMEGVVFVGVPRTMNDGEGSGVAPTDALSIYRELVANRGVIVIPTREGEQGRLRFKCEQGATYGMTQLLYSDAIVDFLTEFADSTDHRPEILLSFGFIPKVEARVGLINWLIQDPGNAVVAREQEFVKRVAASEPAQRRRLMVDVYKRVLDGVADLGFPLSIHFEATYGVSGAAFDTFAEMLAYWSPAQSG, from the coding sequence GTGAGCCTCAACACGATTGCTCTTGAGCTGGTACCACCGAATGTCGAGGGTGGCAAAGAGCGGGCATTGGAAGATGCCCGCAAGGTACTGCGGTACTCGGCGGAGTCCGGGCTGGACGGCCGTCTCCGGCACGTGATGGTCCCCGGGATGATCCCCGAGGACGCCGACAGGCCTGTCCCGATGCAGCCGAAACTGGATGTGCTCGACTTCTGGTCGGTGATCAAGCCGGAGTTGCCAGGGATCAACGGCCTGTGCACGCAGGTGACCGCGTTCATGGACGAACCATCACTGCGTCGACGGCTTGTCGATCTGTCCGATGCTGGAATGGAGGGCGTGGTCTTCGTCGGTGTACCGCGCACGATGAATGACGGCGAGGGCTCTGGTGTCGCGCCCACCGACGCTTTGTCGATTTATCGGGAGTTGGTGGCCAACCGCGGCGTGATAGTGATCCCGACGCGTGAGGGTGAACAGGGCCGGCTCCGTTTCAAGTGCGAGCAGGGCGCGACCTACGGCATGACCCAGCTGTTGTATTCCGACGCGATCGTGGATTTCCTCACCGAGTTCGCCGACAGCACTGATCACCGCCCGGAGATCCTGCTGTCATTTGGGTTCATCCCCAAGGTCGAGGCGCGGGTCGGCTTGATCAACTGGCTCATCCAGGACCCCGGGAATGCCGTGGTGGCCCGCGAGCAGGAGTTCGTGAAGAGGGTGGCCGCGAGCGAGCCGGCGCAGCGACGCCGATTGATGGTTGACGTGTACAAGCGCGTGCTCGACGGCGTCGCCGACCTGGGTTTTCCGCTGAGTATCCATTTCGAAGCCACCTACGGCGTTTCCGGGGCGGCATTCGACACGTTCGCGGAGATGCTTGCTTACTGGTCGCCGGCGCAATCGGGGTGA
- the idsA2 gene encoding bifunctional (2E,6E)-farnesyl/geranyl diphosphate synthase — protein MAGAITNQLRQYLHDRRSEATHIDFPGSGDYGALIADLEDFVLGGGKRLRPVFAYWGWHAVAAQEPGPDVLLLFSALELLHAWALVHDDVIDRSATRRGRPAAHMRFAALHRDRNWLGTADQFGVSAAVLLGDLAHSWADDIVARVCETSLPPDAQRRVHRVWADIRTEVVGGQYLDIVAEASAAESIASAMKVATFKTACYTVSRPLQLGTAAAAARPDVMAVFEQFGMDLGVAFQLRDDVLGVFGDPAVTGKPSGDDLRSGKRTVLMAEAMELADKTDPRAADLLRKSIGTPLTDAQVAELRDAVEAVGALAAAESRIATLTERALTALAAAPINAIAKKGLSDLARMATNRSA, from the coding sequence TTGGCCGGCGCCATTACCAATCAACTGCGGCAGTACTTGCATGACCGTCGCAGCGAAGCTACCCATATTGATTTCCCCGGGAGTGGCGACTATGGCGCCCTGATCGCCGACCTCGAGGACTTTGTGCTCGGCGGAGGCAAGCGGCTGCGACCGGTCTTCGCCTACTGGGGCTGGCATGCCGTAGCAGCCCAAGAACCCGGTCCTGACGTGTTGTTGCTGTTTTCTGCTTTGGAGTTGCTGCACGCCTGGGCGCTGGTGCACGACGACGTCATCGACCGTTCCGCAACCCGGCGCGGTAGGCCGGCGGCCCATATGCGCTTCGCGGCGCTGCACCGCGACCGGAACTGGCTGGGCACTGCGGATCAGTTCGGGGTGTCCGCGGCGGTCCTCCTCGGTGATCTGGCCCACAGCTGGGCCGACGACATCGTCGCCCGGGTCTGCGAAACCAGCCTGCCGCCGGACGCGCAGCGGCGAGTCCATCGCGTGTGGGCCGATATCCGCACCGAGGTGGTGGGCGGGCAATACCTCGACATCGTCGCCGAGGCCAGCGCCGCCGAGTCGATCGCGTCAGCGATGAAGGTCGCCACCTTCAAGACCGCCTGCTACACGGTGTCGCGACCGCTACAACTCGGGACGGCTGCCGCCGCCGCCAGGCCGGACGTTATGGCCGTGTTCGAGCAGTTCGGGATGGACCTGGGCGTGGCTTTCCAGCTGCGCGACGACGTGCTCGGCGTGTTCGGGGACCCAGCGGTGACGGGCAAGCCCTCTGGCGACGACCTGCGGTCGGGGAAACGCACCGTGCTGATGGCCGAGGCCATGGAACTAGCGGACAAGACAGACCCCCGCGCCGCCGACCTGCTACGGAAATCGATCGGCACCCCGCTGACTGACGCGCAGGTAGCCGAACTGCGCGACGCCGTCGAGGCAGTGGGTGCGCTGGCCGCTGCCGAGAGCCGCATCGCGACGCTCACCGAGCGGGCACTGACCGCGCTGGCGGCCGCACCCATCAACGCGATAGCCAAGAAGGGGTTGTCCGACCTGGCCAGGATGGCCACCAACCGGTCCGCGTGA
- a CDS encoding alpha-(1->6)-mannopyranosyltransferase A, with translation MTNPTKAPTADSATTRSSLSQRLSRLRTFATAQEGGPARLGLVGALLITAGGLGAGSIRQHDPLLESIHMAWLRFGHGLVLSSILLWAGVALLLVAWLTLGRRVLGGAATEFTMRATTAFWLAPLLVSVPVFSRDTYSYLAQGALLRDGLDPYAVGPVGNPNAFLDDVSPIWTITTAPYGPAFILVAKLVTIAVGNNVVAGTMLLRLCMLPGLALLVWATPRLAHHLHADGPTALWICVLNPLVLIHLMGGVHNEMLMVGLMTAAIALTFQRHHIAGITLLTVAIAVKATAGLALPFLFWVWMRHLHERRGYRPIQAFVAAAALSLVIFVAVFAVLSAVAGVGLGWLTALAGSVKIINWLTVPTGAANLIHALAAGYFSVDFYNLLRVTRLVGIAIIAVSLPLLWWRFRRDDQAALTGIAWSMLIVVLFVPAALPWYYSWPLAVAAPLAQSQRAMAIIAAFSTWIMVIFKPDGSHGMYSWLHFSIATTCALIAAYALYRAPDRRADAAEAQDGMPSQ, from the coding sequence ATGACCAATCCGACGAAAGCCCCGACAGCCGACTCCGCGACGACGAGAAGTTCCCTCAGCCAACGCCTGTCGCGGCTTCGCACCTTCGCCACCGCGCAGGAAGGCGGACCGGCACGGCTCGGTCTCGTCGGAGCCCTGCTCATTACGGCGGGTGGTCTCGGGGCCGGCAGCATCCGCCAGCATGACCCCTTGCTGGAGTCGATTCATATGGCCTGGCTGCGCTTCGGCCACGGGCTGGTGCTGTCATCGATACTGTTGTGGGCCGGGGTGGCTTTGCTGCTCGTCGCGTGGCTTACCCTAGGCCGGCGCGTCCTCGGCGGCGCGGCCACCGAGTTCACCATGCGTGCCACCACCGCATTCTGGTTGGCACCGTTGCTGGTGTCGGTGCCGGTGTTTAGCCGGGACACCTACTCATATCTGGCGCAGGGCGCATTGCTGCGCGACGGCCTGGATCCGTACGCCGTCGGTCCGGTGGGCAACCCGAACGCGTTCCTCGACGACGTCAGCCCGATCTGGACGATCACTACCGCGCCTTATGGCCCCGCATTCATTCTCGTTGCGAAGCTCGTCACGATCGCCGTCGGCAACAACGTCGTCGCCGGGACCATGCTGTTGCGCTTGTGCATGCTTCCCGGACTGGCGCTGCTGGTCTGGGCAACGCCCCGCCTGGCCCATCATCTCCACGCCGATGGCCCAACCGCGCTGTGGATTTGTGTCCTCAATCCGCTGGTACTCATCCATCTCATGGGCGGGGTCCACAACGAGATGTTGATGGTGGGCCTGATGACCGCCGCTATCGCCCTGACCTTTCAGCGCCACCACATCGCGGGTATCACCTTGCTCACGGTCGCAATCGCGGTCAAAGCCACCGCGGGACTCGCACTGCCATTTCTGTTCTGGGTGTGGATGCGACATCTTCACGAACGCCGCGGCTACCGGCCCATCCAGGCGTTCGTGGCAGCCGCCGCGTTATCTCTCGTAATTTTCGTGGCGGTGTTCGCCGTGTTGTCCGCGGTGGCCGGTGTCGGCTTGGGGTGGCTCACCGCGCTCGCTGGCTCGGTGAAGATCATCAACTGGCTGACGGTGCCAACAGGGGCGGCAAACCTGATCCACGCTCTGGCCGCCGGATATTTCTCAGTCGATTTCTACAACCTGCTGCGGGTCACGCGTCTTGTCGGAATCGCGATCATCGCCGTGTCGCTGCCGCTGCTGTGGTGGCGGTTTCGGCGCGACGACCAAGCGGCACTCACCGGCATCGCGTGGTCGATGCTGATCGTGGTGCTCTTCGTCCCCGCCGCGCTGCCGTGGTATTACTCGTGGCCGCTGGCCGTGGCGGCACCGCTAGCGCAGTCACAACGGGCGATGGCCATCATTGCCGCGTTCTCGACCTGGATCATGGTGATCTTCAAACCCGATGGGTCGCACGGCATGTACTCGTGGCTGCACTTTTCGATCGCCACCACCTGCGCGTTGATCGCTGCGTACGCGCTGTACCGGGCACCGGATCGGCGGGCCGACGCGGCCGAAGCCCAGGACGGTATGCCCAGTCAGTAA
- a CDS encoding Rv2175c family DNA-binding protein, whose translation MGSIPAGDDVLDPDEPTYDLARVAQLLGVPVSKVAQQLREGHLVAVRRGGGVVVPQVFFTSSGHVVKSLPGLLTILHDGGYRDTEIVRWLFTPDPSLTITRDGSRDAVSNARPVDALHAHQAREIVRRAQAMAY comes from the coding sequence GTGGGCAGTATTCCCGCTGGCGACGACGTTTTGGACCCCGACGAGCCAACCTACGACCTGGCCCGCGTTGCCCAACTGCTCGGCGTGCCGGTCAGCAAGGTGGCTCAGCAGCTACGGGAAGGCCACCTGGTCGCGGTGCGCCGTGGCGGTGGCGTGGTGGTGCCGCAGGTGTTCTTCACCAGCTCCGGGCATGTTGTCAAGAGTCTGCCGGGGCTGCTCACGATCCTGCACGACGGTGGATATCGCGACACCGAGATTGTGCGCTGGCTGTTTACCCCGGACCCGTCGCTGACCATCACGCGAGACGGCTCGCGTGATGCGGTCAGTAACGCCCGCCCCGTCGACGCGCTCCATGCCCACCAGGCTCGCGAAATCGTGCGTCGCGCGCAGGCTATGGCTTATTAG